One window from the genome of Myxococcus fulvus encodes:
- a CDS encoding DUF2071 domain-containing protein, giving the protein MSLKDLPITLAGKLHDIEIVHFTVDLEEMKQHIPSQLKVRSVGGKSVVSLVNVTPHRMGPQFLPPVMRPTYQAFLFRTLLEDAEYNEEKKDKGLYFTAVRSPSFMARTGLKLFTDIVIESCVTTRTGNRVDLRTGDRFVRYELDDHAPVTVDPEIEDIANTLDRAYTVNEDGVVRRVVIERYRWPLKQVACKDFATNFFKSAEPRACYKVTEIIDYIWKPFEVIARPRA; this is encoded by the coding sequence ATGAGCCTCAAAGACCTCCCCATCACCCTCGCCGGCAAGCTGCACGACATCGAAATCGTCCACTTCACCGTGGACCTGGAGGAGATGAAGCAGCACATCCCCTCGCAGCTGAAGGTGCGCTCGGTGGGTGGCAAGTCCGTCGTGTCCCTGGTGAACGTGACGCCGCACCGCATGGGGCCCCAGTTCCTGCCCCCCGTCATGCGCCCCACGTATCAGGCGTTCCTCTTCCGCACGCTGCTGGAGGACGCCGAGTACAACGAGGAGAAGAAGGACAAGGGCCTGTACTTCACGGCGGTGCGCTCGCCCAGCTTCATGGCGCGCACGGGCCTGAAGCTCTTCACCGACATCGTCATCGAGTCCTGCGTCACCACGCGCACCGGCAACCGCGTGGACCTGCGCACCGGCGACCGCTTCGTGCGCTACGAGCTGGATGACCACGCCCCGGTGACGGTGGACCCCGAAATCGAAGACATCGCCAACACGCTGGACCGCGCCTACACCGTCAACGAGGACGGCGTGGTGCGCCGCGTGGTCATCGAGCGCTACCGCTGGCCGCTCAAGCAGGTGGCCTGCAAGGACTTCGCGACCAACTTCTTCAAGTCCGCCGAGCCGCGCGCTTGCTACAAGGTGACGGAGATCATCGACTACATCTGGAAGCCCTTCGAGGTCATCGCGAGGCCCCGGGCGTGA
- a CDS encoding alpha/beta fold hydrolase, translating to MSGPLPYSGTEYWKNYLLRWYGGEETLRQWTRHVRESTYRGQHRTHALDLYAGASPERPVIILVPGSVSYGRLFAYPALLLRELGYNVITFDFEGCGLDRQGLGDYTLEAHVKNLVDVIQRARQEFKGPVVTFGLSFGGMTSYLAAERTPVDVMAWYACVDPSDREFIQTEFSPGKAMPLVVSLFRGLAKLMPKVRVPVKAFLQYSRLSDSADFNDAYGKDPLVGGSCTLRAMVSVMSDYQKSVPFGAARFPFLVMHDRQDRMFPMKYSRKTYEQLGDIPKAYVELAGQGHWPTSPEGMKALIAPLDTFLQGLPLGARAVGT from the coding sequence GTGAGCGGCCCGTTGCCCTATTCGGGGACCGAGTACTGGAAGAACTACCTGCTGCGCTGGTACGGCGGCGAGGAGACGTTGCGGCAGTGGACGCGGCACGTGCGTGAGAGCACGTACCGTGGACAGCACCGCACGCACGCGCTGGACCTCTACGCGGGAGCCAGTCCCGAGCGGCCCGTCATCATCCTGGTGCCGGGCTCGGTGTCCTACGGGCGGCTCTTCGCCTACCCGGCGCTGCTCCTGCGCGAGCTGGGCTACAACGTCATCACCTTCGACTTCGAGGGCTGTGGCCTGGACCGTCAGGGCCTGGGCGACTACACGCTCGAGGCGCACGTGAAGAACCTGGTGGACGTCATCCAGCGCGCGCGCCAGGAGTTCAAGGGGCCTGTCGTCACCTTCGGCCTGAGCTTCGGCGGCATGACGTCGTATCTCGCCGCCGAGCGCACGCCGGTGGACGTCATGGCCTGGTACGCCTGCGTGGACCCGAGCGACCGCGAGTTCATCCAGACGGAGTTCAGCCCCGGCAAGGCCATGCCGCTGGTGGTGAGCCTCTTCCGGGGACTCGCGAAGCTGATGCCGAAGGTGCGCGTGCCGGTGAAGGCGTTCCTCCAATACTCGCGACTGTCGGACTCCGCCGACTTCAACGACGCCTACGGCAAGGACCCGCTGGTGGGTGGAAGCTGCACGTTGCGGGCGATGGTCAGCGTGATGTCCGACTACCAGAAGAGCGTTCCCTTCGGCGCCGCGCGCTTCCCGTTCCTGGTGATGCATGACCGGCAGGACCGGATGTTCCCCATGAAGTACAGCCGCAAGACGTACGAGCAACTGGGGGACATCCCCAAGGCGTACGTGGAGCTGGCGGGGCAGGGCCACTGGCCCACGTCGCCGGAGGGAATGAAGGCGCTCATCGCCCCGCTCGACACCTTCCTCCAGGGCCTGCCCCTGGGCGCGAGGGCCGTGGGCACCTGA
- a CDS encoding AMP-binding protein produces MTTNTPYRPLAMRGPSVRVQSRPDGSLLLESGYSYEDVERSIVHVLARQARAIPDRVFLAQRAPDGAWREQTYADVHRHARAFAQGLLSRALPEGRSVMILSGSSIEFAAVMLGAMMARVPVAPISVPFSLWSADHGKLRHAFAVCRPAIVYTDDADRFAKALQSLDLSDVEVVTATGTPTAPRHSRLSSWLDTAPTSAVDDAIEHIHHDTVAKWMFTSGSTAQPRCVAQTQGMMCHQLASWAALEMPASDRPAPVILDWMPWSHVGGGNIGFNHNLLRGATVYLDEGRPMPGLFEKTIANIKSVSPTEFSSVPVAFRMLVDALRTDAELCQAFFRRLETMAYGGAALPTPVANELQALAVKTVGHRIPFTTIYGATETQCITQVHWTTDETGLVGLPLPGVQLKLVPTDDRHALRVKGPTVTPGHDAEPTGRHGFDEEGFYELGDAVRFLDPARPEAGLVFAGRLAEDFKLNTGTRVAASALRQQVLTTAAPLLSDCVICGLGEEAVGVMAWLNPNAITALLGPAPADVPPHARQDVLNRLREALEGHNRAFPGSSHAIRRLLLVAEPPSFDTHELTDKGSINQRVVRENRAGLVRELFAPEPGARVLVLA; encoded by the coding sequence ATGACGACGAACACTCCCTACCGTCCCCTCGCCATGCGCGGCCCCAGCGTGCGCGTCCAGTCCCGTCCGGATGGCTCGCTCCTGCTCGAGAGCGGCTACTCGTACGAGGACGTCGAACGCAGCATCGTCCACGTCCTCGCCCGACAGGCCCGCGCCATCCCCGACCGCGTCTTCCTGGCGCAGCGCGCGCCGGATGGCGCGTGGCGGGAGCAGACGTACGCGGACGTCCACCGACACGCGCGCGCCTTCGCGCAGGGCCTGCTCTCGCGCGCGCTGCCCGAGGGCCGCTCGGTGATGATCCTCTCCGGCAGCTCCATCGAGTTCGCCGCGGTGATGCTCGGGGCCATGATGGCCCGCGTCCCCGTGGCCCCCATCAGCGTGCCCTTCTCCCTGTGGAGCGCGGACCACGGCAAGCTGCGCCACGCCTTCGCCGTGTGCCGGCCCGCCATCGTCTACACCGATGACGCGGACCGCTTCGCCAAGGCCCTCCAGTCCCTGGACCTCTCCGACGTGGAGGTCGTCACCGCCACGGGCACCCCGACAGCGCCCCGGCACTCGCGGCTGTCCTCCTGGCTGGACACCGCGCCCACGTCCGCCGTGGACGACGCCATCGAGCACATCCACCACGACACCGTGGCCAAGTGGATGTTCACCTCCGGCTCCACCGCGCAGCCCCGCTGTGTGGCGCAGACGCAAGGGATGATGTGTCACCAGCTCGCGAGCTGGGCGGCGCTGGAGATGCCCGCCTCGGACCGCCCCGCGCCCGTCATCCTCGACTGGATGCCCTGGAGCCACGTGGGCGGCGGCAACATCGGCTTCAACCACAACCTCCTGCGCGGAGCCACCGTCTACCTGGACGAAGGCCGGCCGATGCCCGGCCTCTTCGAGAAGACCATCGCCAACATCAAGAGCGTGTCCCCCACGGAGTTCTCCTCCGTGCCCGTGGCCTTCCGCATGCTGGTGGACGCGCTGCGCACCGACGCCGAGCTGTGCCAGGCCTTCTTCCGCCGACTGGAGACGATGGCCTACGGCGGCGCCGCCCTGCCCACGCCCGTCGCCAACGAGCTGCAGGCGCTCGCGGTGAAGACGGTGGGCCACCGCATCCCCTTCACCACCATCTACGGCGCCACCGAAACCCAGTGCATCACCCAGGTGCACTGGACCACCGACGAGACGGGCCTCGTCGGTCTGCCCCTGCCCGGAGTCCAGCTCAAGCTGGTGCCCACCGATGACCGCCACGCCCTGCGCGTGAAGGGCCCCACGGTGACGCCGGGCCACGACGCCGAGCCCACCGGGCGCCACGGCTTCGACGAGGAGGGCTTCTACGAGCTGGGCGACGCGGTGCGCTTCCTCGACCCTGCCCGGCCCGAGGCGGGGCTCGTCTTCGCGGGACGACTGGCCGAGGACTTCAAGCTCAACACCGGCACGCGCGTGGCCGCGAGCGCCCTGCGGCAACAAGTCCTGACCACCGCCGCGCCGCTGCTCTCCGACTGCGTCATCTGCGGGCTCGGAGAGGAGGCCGTCGGCGTCATGGCCTGGCTCAACCCCAACGCCATCACCGCACTGCTCGGCCCCGCGCCGGCCGATGTGCCGCCGCACGCACGCCAGGATGTGCTGAACCGGCTGCGTGAGGCACTCGAAGGCCACAACCGCGCCTTCCCGGGCTCATCCCACGCCATCCGTCGCCTGCTGCTGGTGGCCGAGCCTCCGTCCTTCGACACGCACGAGCTGACGGACAAGGGCTCCATCAACCAGCGCGTCGTCCGGGAGAATCGCGCGGGCCTGGTGCGGGAGCTGTTCGCCCCCGAACCCGGTGCTCGCGTGCTCGTCCTGGCGTGA
- a CDS encoding enoyl-CoA hydratase-related protein, whose translation MATVRFDVQGHVALITLDRPEARNAIDAQMAYELAEAWERLRRDEHLRVGIVTGAGEKAFCAGADLVKTIPLLSGARKPQDRFEEALVTDRSFGWKAILRDFDCEKPVIAAINGHAVAGGMELAQATDLRVACHEASFGLQEVKWGLFPAGGSTVRLPRQLPQAHAMEMLLTGALIPASRAFELGFLNRVVSRAELLPTAFQLAEQIAANGPVAVRLIRRSVRECLGLPLEDALRRELEIAEPIYQTEDAVEGPRAFLEKRPARFVGR comes from the coding sequence ATGGCGACAGTCCGCTTCGACGTGCAGGGCCATGTGGCGCTCATCACCCTGGACAGGCCGGAGGCGCGCAACGCCATCGACGCGCAGATGGCCTATGAGCTGGCCGAGGCCTGGGAGCGCCTGCGTCGGGACGAACACCTGCGCGTGGGCATCGTCACCGGCGCGGGCGAGAAGGCCTTCTGCGCGGGCGCGGACCTGGTGAAGACCATTCCGCTGCTCTCCGGCGCACGCAAGCCGCAGGACCGCTTCGAGGAGGCGCTCGTCACAGACCGCAGCTTCGGGTGGAAGGCCATCCTGCGCGACTTCGACTGCGAGAAGCCCGTCATCGCCGCCATCAACGGCCACGCCGTGGCCGGTGGCATGGAGCTGGCCCAGGCCACGGACCTGCGCGTGGCCTGTCACGAGGCCTCGTTCGGCCTTCAGGAGGTGAAGTGGGGCCTGTTCCCCGCGGGCGGCTCCACGGTGCGTCTGCCTCGGCAGCTCCCCCAGGCCCACGCGATGGAGATGCTCCTCACCGGCGCGCTCATCCCCGCCTCCCGAGCCTTCGAGCTCGGCTTCCTCAACCGCGTCGTGTCGCGCGCGGAGCTGCTGCCCACCGCCTTCCAGCTCGCCGAGCAGATCGCCGCCAACGGCCCCGTCGCCGTGCGCCTCATCCGCCGCTCCGTGCGCGAATGCCTGGGCCTGCCGCTCGAGGACGCCCTGCGCCGGGAGCTCGAAATCGCCGAGCCCATCTACCAGACGGAGGACGCCGTCGAGGGTCCCCGCGCCTTCCTGGAGAAGCGCCCCGCGCGCTTCGTCGGTCGCTGA
- the hrpA gene encoding ATP-dependent RNA helicase HrpA → MSGDSPVPPPGGQPTLRFPPELPISSRVEDITKAISAHQVVIVAGATGSGKTTQLPKILLAMGRGRPRQIAVTQPRRIAATSVAARVAREVGTELGTDIGYQIRFEDRSSRSTAVKFMTDGVLLAQIHSDPLLRRYDTIVLDEAHERSLTIDFLLGWLKRLLPRRPDLKVVVSSATIETERFSQFFGGAPVIQVEGRTFPVDVLYEPPPEDDELADAVADSVANVLSLDPDGDVLVFLPGEREIREAENALNARNLRGTVVQPLYARLSASEQSRVFASIPERRVILATNVAETSVTIPGIVYVVDTGVARLSRYDSRSGVTRLHIEPVSQASADQRKGRCGRVREGICVRLYDEASFTSRPAFTDPEIKRTGLAGVILRMKSLGLGDVEDYPFLDPPQPKAIAEGWRVLEELGAIEGKERTLTPLGHQLARFPVDPRIARMILAGAEYGCQDEVIIIAAALNLQDPRERPRELAQKADALHARFRDEHSDFTGLLKLWAFIREADSRGTSHLRRVCRDNFLSFLRVREWRDVQRQLEETVRDLRLPKKGKGAPVRGDVLHQALLTGLLSRIGQWNPEQRSYTGAKQTRFMVHPSSALSKKPPAWVMAFELVETSQLFARTVAKLDPEWLSEAADHLLKRSYSEPHWSEKSARAVVKESATLFGLPVFKERPVALAGMDPERARLMFIEHALVRGEYRSRGAFQEKNRRVLDRVASLRDKARKSELLDSEALLTFFDKRLPADVTDGAGFEVWRRKAEAADPDVLVLTMEDALAYDPGLSAANYPDAISLHGASVPVTYTFDPSAEDDGITLSVPLLLLAQLVPGELDWTIPGWHREKITALLEEMPRAQRKQLGPLPELVERLAKELVPFRGPMIPALARAVSRLSGVEVPEEAFRAEAVAPYLRITLRVLDEKGKELARSRDADALLAQHGGHARAVLRSAAPTSDWEKKGLTAWTFGELPSVVTRRVGGLEVRSYPALVDRGATVDLVLLETSAAADAASRTGVRRLLMLAARGHVAVSGSRMPQPFPSLDGAPPARGQADAFKALVLARAVDDAFKLAPGSPLPRTKVAFETLLREGSPRIEQEARDWANAVIVTSGELAQTLAALKTASKGPSGAAAVRDIRSQLAQLFPAKLIEWIPFSRLMHYPRYLRAVQARLSRAVANPGKDAGKAAPFTPLWETFLTKSATARDQEAAQELRWAFEELRVAIFAPEVTTPVSVTVAKVSAALAALR, encoded by the coding sequence ATGTCCGGCGACTCACCCGTCCCGCCCCCTGGCGGCCAGCCCACCCTGCGCTTCCCCCCCGAGCTCCCCATCTCGAGCCGGGTGGAGGACATCACGAAGGCCATCTCCGCCCATCAGGTGGTCATCGTCGCGGGGGCCACCGGCTCGGGGAAGACGACGCAGCTGCCGAAGATCCTGCTCGCCATGGGGCGCGGCCGCCCTCGGCAGATCGCCGTCACCCAGCCCCGGCGCATCGCCGCGACCAGCGTGGCGGCGCGCGTGGCTCGCGAGGTCGGCACGGAGCTGGGCACGGACATCGGCTACCAGATTCGCTTCGAGGACCGCTCGTCCCGGAGCACGGCCGTGAAGTTCATGACCGACGGCGTCCTGCTCGCGCAGATCCACAGCGACCCGCTCCTGCGCCGCTACGACACCATCGTGCTCGACGAGGCCCACGAGCGCAGCCTCACCATCGACTTCCTGCTCGGGTGGCTCAAGCGCCTCCTGCCCCGTCGCCCCGACCTCAAGGTGGTGGTGAGCTCGGCCACCATCGAGACCGAGCGCTTCTCGCAGTTCTTCGGCGGCGCTCCGGTCATCCAGGTCGAGGGCCGCACCTTCCCGGTGGACGTGCTCTATGAGCCGCCCCCCGAGGACGATGAGCTGGCCGACGCCGTCGCCGACTCGGTGGCGAACGTCCTCTCGCTCGACCCGGACGGGGATGTGCTCGTGTTCCTCCCGGGTGAGCGCGAGATTCGCGAGGCCGAGAACGCGCTGAACGCGCGCAACCTCCGCGGCACGGTGGTGCAGCCCCTGTATGCGCGCCTGTCGGCCTCCGAGCAGTCGCGGGTCTTCGCCTCCATCCCCGAGCGCCGCGTCATCCTCGCCACCAACGTCGCGGAGACGTCCGTCACCATCCCGGGGATTGTCTACGTGGTCGACACGGGGGTGGCGCGCCTGTCGCGCTACGACTCGCGCTCGGGTGTCACGCGGCTGCACATCGAGCCGGTCTCCCAGGCCAGCGCCGACCAGCGCAAGGGACGCTGCGGCCGCGTGCGAGAGGGCATCTGCGTGCGCCTCTACGACGAGGCGAGCTTCACCTCGCGGCCCGCCTTCACCGACCCCGAAATCAAGCGCACGGGGCTGGCGGGCGTCATCCTGCGGATGAAGTCCCTGGGCCTGGGTGATGTCGAGGACTACCCCTTCCTCGATCCGCCCCAGCCGAAGGCCATCGCCGAGGGCTGGCGGGTGCTGGAGGAGCTGGGGGCCATCGAGGGCAAGGAGCGCACGCTGACGCCCCTGGGGCACCAGCTCGCGCGCTTCCCGGTGGACCCGCGCATCGCTCGGATGATTCTCGCCGGCGCCGAGTACGGGTGTCAGGACGAGGTGATCATCATCGCCGCGGCGCTCAACCTGCAGGACCCGCGCGAGCGGCCTCGGGAGCTGGCGCAGAAGGCGGACGCACTGCACGCGCGCTTCCGTGACGAGCACTCGGACTTCACGGGGCTGCTCAAGCTGTGGGCCTTCATCCGCGAGGCGGACAGCCGCGGGACGTCCCATCTGCGGCGGGTGTGTCGGGACAACTTCCTGTCGTTCCTGCGGGTGCGCGAGTGGCGGGACGTCCAGCGTCAGTTGGAGGAGACCGTCCGCGACCTGCGCCTGCCGAAGAAGGGCAAGGGTGCGCCGGTGCGCGGGGACGTGTTGCACCAGGCGCTGCTCACCGGGCTCCTGTCGCGCATCGGCCAGTGGAACCCGGAGCAGCGCAGCTACACGGGCGCGAAGCAGACGCGCTTCATGGTGCACCCCTCGTCGGCGCTCTCGAAGAAGCCACCGGCCTGGGTGATGGCGTTCGAGCTGGTGGAGACGTCCCAGCTGTTCGCGCGCACGGTGGCGAAGCTGGACCCGGAGTGGCTCTCGGAGGCGGCGGACCACCTGCTCAAGCGCAGCTACTCCGAGCCGCACTGGTCGGAGAAGTCCGCGCGCGCCGTCGTGAAGGAGAGCGCGACCCTCTTCGGGCTTCCGGTCTTCAAGGAGCGTCCCGTGGCCCTGGCGGGCATGGACCCCGAGCGGGCGCGGCTGATGTTCATCGAGCACGCCTTGGTGCGGGGCGAGTACCGCTCGCGAGGGGCGTTCCAGGAGAAGAACCGCCGGGTGCTCGATCGCGTGGCGAGCCTGCGGGACAAGGCGCGCAAGAGCGAGCTGCTCGACAGCGAGGCCTTGCTGACGTTCTTCGACAAGCGCCTGCCGGCGGACGTCACGGACGGCGCGGGCTTCGAGGTCTGGCGTCGCAAGGCGGAGGCGGCGGACCCCGACGTGCTGGTGCTCACGATGGAGGACGCGCTCGCGTACGACCCGGGGCTGTCTGCGGCGAACTACCCGGATGCCATCAGCCTGCACGGTGCGTCCGTGCCGGTGACGTACACCTTCGACCCCTCGGCCGAGGACGACGGCATCACCCTGAGCGTGCCGCTGCTGCTGCTCGCCCAGCTGGTCCCGGGCGAGCTCGACTGGACCATCCCTGGGTGGCATCGGGAGAAGATCACGGCCCTCCTCGAGGAGATGCCTCGGGCGCAGCGCAAGCAGCTGGGGCCGTTGCCGGAGCTGGTCGAGCGCCTCGCGAAGGAGCTGGTGCCCTTCCGCGGGCCGATGATTCCGGCGCTCGCGCGCGCGGTGTCCCGGCTGAGTGGCGTGGAGGTGCCCGAGGAGGCATTCCGGGCGGAGGCCGTGGCGCCGTACCTGCGCATCACGCTCCGGGTGCTCGACGAGAAGGGGAAGGAGCTGGCGCGGAGCCGCGACGCCGATGCGCTGCTCGCGCAGCATGGAGGACATGCTCGGGCGGTGCTGCGCAGCGCGGCGCCGACGTCAGATTGGGAGAAAAAGGGGCTGACGGCGTGGACGTTCGGGGAGCTGCCCTCGGTGGTCACCCGGCGGGTCGGTGGGCTCGAGGTCCGCAGCTATCCCGCGCTCGTAGACCGAGGGGCCACGGTGGACCTGGTGCTGCTGGAGACGTCCGCGGCCGCCGATGCGGCCTCGCGCACGGGAGTCCGGCGGCTCTTGATGCTCGCCGCGCGCGGGCATGTCGCGGTCAGCGGCTCGCGGATGCCGCAGCCCTTCCCGTCCCTGGACGGTGCGCCGCCGGCGAGGGGACAGGCCGATGCGTTCAAGGCGCTCGTGCTCGCGCGTGCCGTCGATGATGCGTTCAAGCTCGCGCCGGGCTCGCCGCTGCCTCGCACGAAGGTGGCGTTCGAGACGCTGCTCCGGGAGGGGTCGCCGCGCATCGAGCAGGAGGCACGGGACTGGGCGAACGCCGTCATCGTCACGTCTGGGGAGCTCGCGCAGACGCTCGCGGCGCTCAAGACGGCGTCCAAGGGGCCGAGTGGCGCGGCGGCCGTGCGGGACATCCGCTCGCAGCTCGCGCAGCTGTTCCCCGCGAAGCTCATCGAGTGGATTCCCTTCTCGCGCCTGATGCACTACCCGCGCTATCTGCGCGCGGTGCAGGCACGGCTGTCGCGTGCGGTGGCGAACCCAGGCAAGGACGCGGGGAAGGCCGCGCCGTTCACGCCCCTGTGGGAGACCTTCCTCACCAAGAGCGCCACCGCGCGCGACCAGGAGGCGGCGCAGGAGCTGCGGTGGGCTTTCGAGGAGCTCCGCGTGGCCATCTTCGCGCCGGAGGTGACGACGCCCGTGTCGGTGACAGTGGCGAAGGTCAGCGCGGCGCTCGCGGCGCTTCGATAG
- a CDS encoding type II toxin-antitoxin system PemK/MazF family toxin — translation MTTNPDTPRIDRGDLYWLAPDDSRGPAPAYSHPYVVVQDDVFNHSRITTVVVCALTSNLHRASEPGNVLLEPGEGDLPRQSVVVVSQIESVEKTRLGARIGALSEARVEQVLAGLRFQQASFFRR, via the coding sequence ATGACGACGAACCCAGACACGCCGCGAATCGACCGGGGCGACCTGTACTGGCTCGCACCCGATGACTCGCGCGGCCCCGCGCCGGCCTATTCACATCCTTATGTGGTGGTGCAGGACGACGTCTTCAATCACTCGCGCATCACCACGGTGGTGGTGTGTGCGCTCACGTCGAACCTTCACCGTGCGAGTGAACCCGGCAACGTCCTGCTCGAGCCCGGCGAGGGCGACCTCCCCCGCCAGAGCGTCGTCGTGGTGTCGCAAATCGAGTCGGTGGAGAAGACCCGCCTGGGAGCGCGCATCGGCGCGCTGTCCGAGGCGAGGGTGGAGCAGGTCCTCGCCGGCCTGCGCTTCCAGCAGGCGTCGTTCTTCCGGCGGTAG
- a CDS encoding LVIVD repeat-containing protein: protein MALESPVVRAVLVGLTLLSLACSDDKPRQPEPPPPPPPVDPWDGTYTPLVDPTDWEDPGEYAPCTATVARGTTFDCDSPALFDVSKCDTASLATLDPHGIYQVDLRNEDVYPDFVGLRVPRGGGVGTMDTRPLTRQELTGRFHVTSRFEFANAQRQVALLGCQVSRPGYVTGCYARCTNGKVGGTGTFEAARMTWGRGEAESSGGLRLLSETAVASGQPVDVYVDGHHAYVVSVTWGSRTPGGLTVFDISDRARPVLTKKISLPGDSYWNAAWTRGDALYVASKDTGVLVFDITERANPTFVRNVPGGPPLNVHTLFVDGDRLYAVSPGPSAHGETLLFDISKPLEPTLLNRIVVSDTTSYLPSAHDSFAYQDRLYVNHFSSGYVVFDVKDAMNPRELGAYTFASDNSTSMSHAGAVGTFGGRTIAFEGGEYQGTHLRVLDVTDPTNIPLIGRYKLRNQTSIHNMVLKDKRLYIAYYQEGLRVLDVSIPPQPKEIAHFNTFREDDPERSDGLLDGAIGIRVPGDGHVYVVDTSRGLLIFNEP from the coding sequence ATGGCCCTCGAGTCACCCGTCGTTCGCGCTGTCCTCGTTGGACTCACTCTGCTGTCCCTCGCTTGTTCGGACGACAAACCCAGACAGCCCGAGCCGCCGCCTCCTCCGCCGCCGGTGGACCCTTGGGACGGCACCTATACGCCCCTCGTGGACCCCACGGACTGGGAGGACCCGGGCGAGTACGCGCCCTGCACCGCCACCGTCGCCCGCGGCACGACGTTCGACTGTGATTCGCCCGCGCTGTTCGACGTGTCGAAGTGCGACACGGCCTCGCTCGCCACCCTGGACCCGCATGGCATCTACCAGGTGGACCTGCGCAACGAGGACGTGTACCCGGACTTCGTCGGCCTGAGGGTCCCCCGGGGCGGCGGGGTGGGGACGATGGACACCCGTCCCCTCACCCGACAGGAGCTGACGGGCCGCTTCCACGTCACCAGTCGCTTCGAGTTCGCGAACGCCCAGCGGCAGGTGGCGCTCCTGGGCTGCCAGGTCTCCCGCCCCGGGTACGTGACGGGCTGCTATGCGCGCTGCACCAACGGCAAGGTGGGCGGCACGGGGACGTTCGAGGCCGCGCGGATGACCTGGGGACGGGGCGAGGCCGAGTCCTCGGGCGGCCTGCGACTGCTCTCCGAGACGGCCGTCGCGTCCGGACAGCCGGTGGATGTCTATGTCGACGGTCACCACGCCTACGTCGTATCCGTCACCTGGGGCTCCCGGACGCCGGGAGGACTCACCGTCTTCGACATCAGCGACCGCGCCCGCCCCGTGCTGACGAAGAAGATTTCCCTCCCCGGAGACTCCTACTGGAACGCGGCCTGGACGCGCGGCGACGCGCTCTACGTCGCGAGCAAGGACACGGGCGTGCTCGTCTTCGACATCACCGAGCGCGCGAATCCCACCTTCGTGCGCAACGTGCCCGGCGGCCCGCCTCTCAACGTCCACACGCTCTTCGTCGATGGAGACAGGCTGTACGCGGTGTCACCCGGTCCGTCGGCCCATGGGGAGACGCTGCTGTTCGACATCTCCAAGCCGCTCGAGCCGACCCTGCTCAACCGCATCGTCGTGTCCGACACGACGTCCTACCTGCCCTCGGCGCACGACAGCTTCGCCTATCAGGACCGGCTCTACGTCAACCACTTCAGCTCGGGCTACGTCGTCTTCGACGTGAAGGACGCGATGAACCCGAGGGAGCTGGGCGCGTACACCTTCGCGTCGGACAACAGCACGTCGATGAGCCACGCGGGCGCGGTGGGCACGTTCGGCGGGAGGACCATCGCGTTCGAGGGCGGCGAATACCAGGGCACCCACCTGCGCGTGCTGGACGTCACCGACCCCACGAACATCCCGCTCATCGGCCGGTACAAGCTGCGCAACCAGACGTCCATCCACAACATGGTCCTCAAGGACAAGCGTCTGTACATCGCCTACTACCAAGAGGGGCTGCGCGTGCTGGACGTCTCCATTCCGCCGCAGCCGAAGGAGATCGCCCACTTCAACACCTTCCGCGAGGACGACCCGGAGCGCTCCGACGGACTGCTCGATGGCGCCATCGGCATCCGCGTGCCGGGCGACGGCCACGTGTACGTGGTGGACACCTCGCGCGGGCTGCTCATCTTCAACGAGCCCTGA